One window of the Nicotiana tabacum cultivar K326 chromosome 4, ASM71507v2, whole genome shotgun sequence genome contains the following:
- the LOC142180141 gene encoding uncharacterized protein LOC142180141: MAAPPVTILFPQKIKQEKLDSQFAKFLEILKKNHINIPFTYALLQMPSYAKFLKEILSSKRKLEEVSMVMLTEKCSAILQNKLPQKFGDPDSFTIPCTLGGVYFEKALCDSRVSINLMPFSIFRKLNLGEMKGIGVSLQFADQCTKKPKRIIENVLVRVDKFVFPVDFIVLEMKEYRDEPIILGDEASSSCFSINMISDLADEFRDDQLISDSMKRCLTKSGTAQDDDPTIRRESEILERDSEDKEMQSKEVQPKIELKVLPSHLKYVYLEQELFSVIISSSLTGEQEKDLFKS, translated from the exons ATGGCTGCCCCACCTGTGACAATTCTTTTTccacaaaaaataaaacaagaaaagctTGATAGTCAATTTGCAAAGTTTTTGgaaatcttaaaaaaaaatcatattaatATTCCTTTTACTTATGCTTTGTTGCAAATGCCTTCATAtgctaaatttttaaaagaaattttgtcaagtaaaagGAAATTAGAAGAAGTTTCTATGGTAATGCTTACTGAAAAATGCagtgctatacttcaaaataagctaccaCAAAAATTTGGTGATCCTGACAGTTTTACCATTCCATGCACTCTGGGAGGAGTATACTTTGAAAAAGCACTTTGTGATTCTAGAGTTTcaataaatttgatgccattttCTATCTTTAGAAAACTGAATCTTGGTGAAATGAAGGGCATAGGTGTTTCTCTTCAGTTTGCAGATCAATGTACTAAGAAACCTAAGAGGATAATTGAAAATGTGCTTGTAAGAGTAGATAAGTTTGTGTTCCCTGTAGATTTTATAGTGCTTGAAATGAAAGAATATCGTGATGAACCAATAATTTTGG GAGATGAGGCATCATCTTCATGCTTTTCTATTAACATGATTAGTGATCTTGCAGATGAATTCAGAGATGATCAATTAATTTCTGACTCAATGAAAAGATGTTTGACCAAATCAGGCACCGCACAAGATGATGATCCCACAATTAGGAGAGAATCTGAAATACTGGAAAGAGATTCTGAGGATAAGGAGATGCAATCAAAAGAAGTTCAACCAAAAATTGAACTCAaagttcttccttctcatttaaaatatgtttatCTTGAGCAAGAATTATTTTCAGTAATTATTTCATCTTCTTTGACTGGAGAACAAGAAAAAGACTTATTCAAGTCTTAA
- the LOC107774170 gene encoding stearoyl-[acyl-carrier-protein] 9-desaturase, chloroplastic has protein sequence MALKLNPTTFQSIKTTTFPCSPLRSHRVFMASTLRPPSVEGGSVKKPFSPPREVHVQVTHSMPPEKREIFDSLQDWAENNILVHLKPVEKCWQASDFLPDPASEGFEEQVKELRERCKEIPDDYFVVLVGDMITEEALPTYQTMLNTLDGVRDETGASLTPWAIWTRAWTAEENRHGDLLNKYLYLSGRVDMRQIEKTIQYLIGSGMDPRTENNPYLGFIYTSFQERATFISHGNTARHAKEHGDLKLAQVCGIIAADEKRHETAYTKIVEKLFEVDPDGTVLAVADMMRKKISMPAHLMYDGRDDNLFEHFSAVAQRLGVYTAKDYADILEFLVGRWEMEKLTGLSGEGRKAQDYVCGLAPRIRKLEERAQARAKEKAPVPFSWVFGREIKL, from the exons GGAAGGTGGAAGTGTGAAGAAGCCATTCAGTCCTCCACGTGAGGTGCATGTTCAAGTTACCCATTCCATGCCGCCAGAGAAGCGTGAAATCTTTGATTCCTTGCAAGATTGGGCTGAGAATAATATCTTGGTGCACCTAAAGCCTGTCGAGAAGTGTTGGCAGGCCAGTGACTTTCTTCCGGATCCTGCATCGGAAGGATTTGAGGAGCAGGTCAAGGAACTGAGGGAGAGATGCAAGGAAATTCCTGATGACTACTTTGTTGTATTAGTTGGAGATATGATCACAGAGGAGGCTCTTCCAACTTATCAGACGATGCTTAACACCTTAGATGGCGTTCGTGATGAAACTGGTGCCAGCCTTACTCCTTGGGCTATTTGGACTAGGGCATGGACTGCCGAGGAAAATAGGCACGGTGACCTTCTCAACAAGTATCTGTATCTTTCTGGAAGAGTTGATATGAGGCAAATTGAAAAGACAATTCAGTACCTCATTGGCTCAGGGATG GATCCTCGCACGGAAAACAACCCGTATTTGGGTTTTATCTACACTTCCTTCCAAGAGAGAGCTACCTTCATTTCTCACGGAAATACAGCTAGGCATGCTAAGGAGCATGGGGACTTGAAACTAGCACAGGTATGTGGTATAATTGCTGCAGATGAGAAGCGCCATGAAACTGCATATACCAAGATTGTGGAGAAGCTGTTTGAAGTCGATCCAGATGGCACTGTACTGGCTGTTGCTGACATGATGAGGAAAAAAATCTCGATGCCAGCTCATCTGATGTATGATGGCAGGGATGACAACCTCTTCGAACACTTCTCTGCTGTAGCTCAACGCCTCGGCGTATACACTGCAAAGGATTATGCAGACATTCTTGAATTTCTGGTGGGAAGATGGGAAATGGAGAAATTGACTGGTCTTTCTGGCGAAGGACGCAAAGCGCAAGATTATGTATGTGGACTGGCTCCGCGTATTAGAAAATTGGAGGAGAGGGCACAAGCCAGGGCCAAAGAGAAGGCTCCCGTTCCTTTCAGCTGGGTATTTGGTAGAGAGATTAAGCTCTGA